From one Pempheris klunzingeri isolate RE-2024b chromosome 9, fPemKlu1.hap1, whole genome shotgun sequence genomic stretch:
- the gpr101 gene encoding probable G-protein coupled receptor 101, with the protein MPSSQAPGMGANFTDVPWKPGFSGSSQDPVWSSTANSMVKMVLISLIVCVSLFGNVVVLLVFQRKPQLLHVANRFVLNLLLADLLQTILVMPFAIAATVPGVWPLDARLCQALVVLMHLFAFAGVNTIIVVSVDRYLAIIHPLSYPTRMTPHLGTNLIICTWVLSFLQSTPPLYGWGAIDFDRHHNVCSVVWSSSLSYSAVVSTFSFWLPVLIMLGCYWMVFRAARRQNALVHPIQTQSYSQPCPQDFQGPSSPQRQPQPQPQQASSPGGPYSARGYPVRVRHRRFHYHCKAARVVFVIMASYILSMGPYSILNTISMSARAAVPTWLSSLALVLFFLQCCLHPYIYGYMHRSVRKEFLALLCGLFCKQGRPSQSSAVESCFTTTEGRFGAHSHLPSLTARVFPLRTWEECTTSSSPTCERKSRDSRKDTTSTSISSERELTVHSKQGTKLS; encoded by the coding sequence ATGCCAAGCTCTCAGGCGCCCGGCATGGGCGCAAATTTCACTGATGTTCCCTGGAAGCCCGGTTTCAGCGGCTCCAGTCAGGACCCAGTCTGGTCCTCCACTGCTAACAGCATGGTGAAGATGGTGCTCATAtctctcattgtgtgtgtgtctttgtttgggAATGTGGTGGTTCTGCTGGTGTTCCAGAGGAAGCCGCAGCTTCTCCATGTGGCCAACCGCTTCGTCCTCAACCTCCTCTTGGCGGACTTACTCCAGACCATATTAGTCATGCCCTTTGCCATCGCAGCTACGGTGCCAGGTGTGTGGCCCCTGGATGCTCGACTGTGCCAGGCTCTGGTGGTGCTCATGCACCTTTTTGCATTTGCTGGAGTCAACACCATCATAGTTGTCTCTGTGGATCGCTACCTGGCCATCATCCACCCTCTGTCGTATCCCACCCGCATGACCCCTCACCTGGGCACCAACCTGATTATCTGCACCTGGGTTCTCAGTTTCCTGCAGAGCACACCTCCCCTCTACGGCTGGGGGGCCATTGACTTTGACCGTCATCACAACGTGTGCTCAGTGGTGTGGTCCTCTAGCCTGTCATACTCCGCCGTGGTGTCCACCTTCTCCTTCTGGCTGCCTGTGCTCATCATGCTCGGATGTTACTGGATGGTGTTCAGAGCGGCTCGAAGGCAAAATGCGCTTGTGCACCCCATTCAGACACAGTCCTATTCCCAGCCTTGCCCACAGGACTTCCAGGGACCTAGCAGTCCACAGCGGCAGCCTCAGCCCCAACCTCAGCAGGCCAGCTCTCCTGGCGGCCCCTACTCAGCCCGGGGGTATCCTGTCCGAGTTAGGCACAGACGCTTCCACTACCACTGCAAGGCAGCGCGTGTAGTTTTTGTGATTATGGCTTCATATATCCTGAGCATGGGGCCGTACAGCATACTGAACACTATATCTATGAGTGCCAGAGCAGCTGTGCCCACCTGGCTGTCCTCCCTTGCCCTCGTGCTCTTCTTTTTGCAGTGCTGCCTCCACCCGTACATTTACGGTTACATGCACCGTAGCGTGAGGAAGGAGTTCCTCGCTTTGCTCTGTGGGCTGTTCTGCAAACAGGGCCGTCCGAGCCAGAGCTCTGCCGTGGAGAGCTGCTTCACAACCACAGAGGGACGCTTCGGTGCCCACTCTCACCTGCCCAGCCTGACTGCTCGAGTGTTCCCTCTGCGGACTTGGGAAGAGTGCACAACATCCTCCTCCCCCACTTGCGAGAGGAAGTCAAGGGACAGCCGTAAAGATACCACCTCAACCAGTATCAGCTCTGAGAGGGAGCTCACAGTCCACAGCAAACAGGGCACTAAACTATCTTGA
- the tm9sf5 gene encoding transmembrane 9 superfamily protein member 5 isoform X2 yields MKRRIHLGFALVYLLVSYICSCSAFYLPGLAPVSFCEEGKGGEDCQTVIQLFVNRLDSVESVLPYEYDVFDFCKDAKEKRPSENLGQVLFGERIESSPYKFSFNQALTCKAVCTKTYKKGDDATKLDFLKMGMQLNYQHHWIIDNMPVTWCYDVEDGQKYCNPGFPIGCLVTSDGRAKDACVINSEFNKKNTFYVFNHVDIKITYHSGASEGWRGARLVAATLEPKSIKHADEKSPSCEGGNPMEVHGEFDSDVSITYTYSVSFEENNSIKWASRWDYILVSMPHTNIQWFSIMNSLVIVLFLSGMVAMIMLRTLHKDIARYNQVDQEDAQEESGWKQVHGDVFRPPRKGMLLSVFLGQGTQIFIMTFITLFLACLGFLSPANRGALMTCAVVLWVLLGTPAGYVSARLYKTFGGEKWKTNVLLTALLCPGIVFADFFLMNLILWVEGSSAAIPFGTLVAILALWFGISVPLTFIGAYFGFKKAAIEQPVRTNQIPRQIPEQSFFTKPIPGIVMGGILPFGCIFIQLFFILNSIWSHQMYYMFGFLFLVFIILLITCSEATILLCYFHLCAEDYHWWWRAFLTSGFTAVYLFIYAVHYFFSKLQIIGAASTILYFGYTMIMVLIFFLFTGTIGFFACFWFVNKIYSVVKVD; encoded by the exons ATGAAGAGGCGGATACACCTTGGTTTTGCGCTGGTTTATTTGCTAGTCTCGTATATCTGTTCGTGCTCGGCGTTTTATCTTCCGGGTTTAGCCCCAGTGAGTTTTTGTGAAGAGGGCAAAGGCGGTGAAGATTGCCAG ACCGTGATTCAGCTGTTTGTCAATCGTTTGGACTCGGTGGAGTCTGTCCTGCCTTACGAGTATGATGT GTTTGACTTTTGCAAAGATGCCAAGGAAAAAAGGCCTTCTGAAAACCTTGGACAGGTGCTGTTTGGTGAACGAATTGAGTCTTCACCATACAAG TTCAGCTTCAATCAAGCTCTTACATGCAAAGCGGTGTGCACAAAAACCTACAAGAAAGGCGATGATGCAACCAAACTGGATTTTCTGAAGATGGGAATGCAGCTGAACTACCAGCACCACTG gaTCATTGACAACATGCCGGTGACTTGGTGCTATGATGTGGAAGATGGTCAGAAGTACTGCAACCCAGGCTTTCCCATTGGCTGCCTTGTTACCTCAGATGGCCGAGCTAAAGATGCCTGTGTTATCAAT tCTGAGTTCAACAAGAAGAACACATTTTACGTCTTCAACCACGTGGACATCAAGATAACTTATCACAGTGGAGCTTcagaaggatggagaggggCTCGGCTGGTCGCTGCCACTCTGGAGCCAAAGAG TATCAAGCATGCAGATGAGAAAAGCCCAAGCTGTGAAGGAGGCAACCCAATGGAGGTGCATGGGGAGTTTGATAGTGATGTGTCGATAACTTACACCTACTCGGTCTCATTTGAG GAAAACAATTCTATCAAGTGGGCCTCTAGGTGGGACTACATCCTGGTCTCCATGCCTCATACAAACATCCAGTGGTTTAG tATCATGAACTCCTTGGTCAttgtcctcttcctgtctggCATGGTTGCCATGATCATGCTGAGAACCCTGCATAAGGACATTGCCAGATACAACCAAGTGGACCAG GAGGATGCACAGGAGGAGTCGGGGTGGAAGCAGGTGCATGGAGATGTTTTCCGTCCACCAAGAAAAGgcatgctgctgtctgtgttccTCGGACAGGGCACCCAGATCTTCATCATGACCTTCATCACACTCT TCCTGGCCTGTCTGGGTTTCCTGTCACCGGCCAACAGAGGGGCTCTCATGACGTGTGCTGTGGTCCTCTGGGTTCTGCTGGGCACACCTGCTGGCTATGTGTCTGCACGCCTTTACAAAA CTTTTGGAGGTGAAAAGTGGAAGACAAATGTCTTGCTGACAGCCCTCTTGTGCCCAGG TATTGTGTTTGCAGACTTCTTTCTGATGAACCTGATCCTTTGGGTGGAGGGTTCTTCAGCAGCGATCCCCTTTGGCACTCTGGTGGCTATTTTGGCTCTGTGGTTTGGAATCTCTGTGCCACTCACCTTCATTGGTGCCTACTTTGGATTCAAGAAAGCC GCAATTGAGCAACCAGTGCGAACAAACCAGATCCCCCGTCAAATTCCCGAGCAGTCATTCTTTACAAAGCCCATTCCTGGTATAGTAATGGGTGGTATCCTGCCCTTTGGCTGCATCTTCATCCAGCTTTTCTTCATCCTCAACAGCATTTG GTCTCATCAGATGTACTACATGTTTGGGTTCCTCTTCTTGGTTTTCATTATTCTGCTCATCACCTGCTCTGAGGCCACAATCCTGCTCTGCTACTTCCACCTCTGTGCTGAG GACTACCACTGGTGGTGGCGCGCCTTCCTGACCAGCGGCTTTACAGCAGTCTATCTGTTTATCTATGCTGTGCATTACTTTTTCTCAAAGCTGCAAATAATTGGAGCCGCCAGCACCATCCTCTACTTTGGCTACACTATGATTATGgtcctcatcttcttcctcttcacag GTACAATTGGCTTCTTCGCCTGCTTCTGGTTTGTAAATAAGATCTACAGTGTGGTCAAGGTGGACTAG
- the tm9sf5 gene encoding transmembrane 9 superfamily protein member 5 isoform X1, giving the protein MKRRIHLGFALVYLLVSYICSCSAFYLPGLAPVSFCEEGKGGEDCQTVIQLFVNRLDSVESVLPYEYDVFDFCKDAKEKRPSENLGQVLFGERIESSPYKFSFNQALTCKAVCTKTYKKGDDATKLDFLKMGMQLNYQHHWIIDNMPVTWCYDVEDGQKYCNPGFPIGCLVTSDGRAKDACVINSEFNKKNTFYVFNHVDIKITYHSGASEGWRGARLVAATLEPKSIKHADEKSPSCEGGNPMEVHGEFDSDVSITYTYSVSFEENNSIKWASRWDYILVSMPHTNIQWFSIMNSLVIVLFLSGMVAMIMLRTLHKDIARYNQVDQADLIKLPSAKEKSSLPYEDAQEESGWKQVHGDVFRPPRKGMLLSVFLGQGTQIFIMTFITLFLACLGFLSPANRGALMTCAVVLWVLLGTPAGYVSARLYKTFGGEKWKTNVLLTALLCPGIVFADFFLMNLILWVEGSSAAIPFGTLVAILALWFGISVPLTFIGAYFGFKKAAIEQPVRTNQIPRQIPEQSFFTKPIPGIVMGGILPFGCIFIQLFFILNSIWSHQMYYMFGFLFLVFIILLITCSEATILLCYFHLCAEDYHWWWRAFLTSGFTAVYLFIYAVHYFFSKLQIIGAASTILYFGYTMIMVLIFFLFTGTIGFFACFWFVNKIYSVVKVD; this is encoded by the exons ATGAAGAGGCGGATACACCTTGGTTTTGCGCTGGTTTATTTGCTAGTCTCGTATATCTGTTCGTGCTCGGCGTTTTATCTTCCGGGTTTAGCCCCAGTGAGTTTTTGTGAAGAGGGCAAAGGCGGTGAAGATTGCCAG ACCGTGATTCAGCTGTTTGTCAATCGTTTGGACTCGGTGGAGTCTGTCCTGCCTTACGAGTATGATGT GTTTGACTTTTGCAAAGATGCCAAGGAAAAAAGGCCTTCTGAAAACCTTGGACAGGTGCTGTTTGGTGAACGAATTGAGTCTTCACCATACAAG TTCAGCTTCAATCAAGCTCTTACATGCAAAGCGGTGTGCACAAAAACCTACAAGAAAGGCGATGATGCAACCAAACTGGATTTTCTGAAGATGGGAATGCAGCTGAACTACCAGCACCACTG gaTCATTGACAACATGCCGGTGACTTGGTGCTATGATGTGGAAGATGGTCAGAAGTACTGCAACCCAGGCTTTCCCATTGGCTGCCTTGTTACCTCAGATGGCCGAGCTAAAGATGCCTGTGTTATCAAT tCTGAGTTCAACAAGAAGAACACATTTTACGTCTTCAACCACGTGGACATCAAGATAACTTATCACAGTGGAGCTTcagaaggatggagaggggCTCGGCTGGTCGCTGCCACTCTGGAGCCAAAGAG TATCAAGCATGCAGATGAGAAAAGCCCAAGCTGTGAAGGAGGCAACCCAATGGAGGTGCATGGGGAGTTTGATAGTGATGTGTCGATAACTTACACCTACTCGGTCTCATTTGAG GAAAACAATTCTATCAAGTGGGCCTCTAGGTGGGACTACATCCTGGTCTCCATGCCTCATACAAACATCCAGTGGTTTAG tATCATGAACTCCTTGGTCAttgtcctcttcctgtctggCATGGTTGCCATGATCATGCTGAGAACCCTGCATAAGGACATTGCCAGATACAACCAAGTGGACCAG GCAGACTTGATAAAGCTTCCATCGGCCAAGGAAAAATCCTCTCTACCCTAT GAGGATGCACAGGAGGAGTCGGGGTGGAAGCAGGTGCATGGAGATGTTTTCCGTCCACCAAGAAAAGgcatgctgctgtctgtgttccTCGGACAGGGCACCCAGATCTTCATCATGACCTTCATCACACTCT TCCTGGCCTGTCTGGGTTTCCTGTCACCGGCCAACAGAGGGGCTCTCATGACGTGTGCTGTGGTCCTCTGGGTTCTGCTGGGCACACCTGCTGGCTATGTGTCTGCACGCCTTTACAAAA CTTTTGGAGGTGAAAAGTGGAAGACAAATGTCTTGCTGACAGCCCTCTTGTGCCCAGG TATTGTGTTTGCAGACTTCTTTCTGATGAACCTGATCCTTTGGGTGGAGGGTTCTTCAGCAGCGATCCCCTTTGGCACTCTGGTGGCTATTTTGGCTCTGTGGTTTGGAATCTCTGTGCCACTCACCTTCATTGGTGCCTACTTTGGATTCAAGAAAGCC GCAATTGAGCAACCAGTGCGAACAAACCAGATCCCCCGTCAAATTCCCGAGCAGTCATTCTTTACAAAGCCCATTCCTGGTATAGTAATGGGTGGTATCCTGCCCTTTGGCTGCATCTTCATCCAGCTTTTCTTCATCCTCAACAGCATTTG GTCTCATCAGATGTACTACATGTTTGGGTTCCTCTTCTTGGTTTTCATTATTCTGCTCATCACCTGCTCTGAGGCCACAATCCTGCTCTGCTACTTCCACCTCTGTGCTGAG GACTACCACTGGTGGTGGCGCGCCTTCCTGACCAGCGGCTTTACAGCAGTCTATCTGTTTATCTATGCTGTGCATTACTTTTTCTCAAAGCTGCAAATAATTGGAGCCGCCAGCACCATCCTCTACTTTGGCTACACTATGATTATGgtcctcatcttcttcctcttcacag GTACAATTGGCTTCTTCGCCTGCTTCTGGTTTGTAAATAAGATCTACAGTGTGGTCAAGGTGGACTAG